A window from Kwoniella pini CBS 10737 chromosome 1, complete sequence encodes these proteins:
- a CDS encoding 60S ribosomal protein uL13, translating into MSNFSAQPIVIDGKGHLLGRLASIISKQILTGQKVTVVRCEEINVSGSFFRNKLKYHNYLHKRHIVNPKKSGPFHFRAPSRILFKAVRGMVPHKTSRGAAALKRLELFEGVPPAQDKVKKMVVPAALRVLRLKPGRKFCTLKRISAEVGWQYKDVVDRLEEKRKVKGQAYFERKQAALKLRAKADSSVAKNETLTQFGY; encoded by the exons ATGTCCAACTTCTCCGCTCAACCTATCGTCATTGACGGAAAGGGTCACCTTTTAGGTCGTCTCGCTTCGATCATCTCCAAGCAG ATCCTTACTGGCCAAAAGGTCACTGTTGTTCGATGTGAAGAGATCAACGTTTCTGgatccttcttcagaaACAAGTTGAAGTACCACAACTACTTGCACA AGAGACACATTGTCAACCCAAAGAAATCAGGTCCCTTCCATTTCCGAGCTCCTTCTCGAATCCTCTTCAAAGCTGTTAGAGGTATGGTTCCCCACAAAACTTCCCGAGGTGCTGCCgctttgaaaagattagaaTTGTTCGAAGGTGTACCACCAGCTCAAGATaaagtaaagaagatggttGTTCCCGCTGCTCTCAGAGTACTTAGACTTAAACCAGGACGAAAATTCTGTACACTTAAGAGAATCTCTGCTGAAGTCGGATGGCAATACAAAGATGTCGTTGACAGACTTgaggagaagagaaaagtTAAAGGACAAGCTTACTTCGAgagaaag CAAGCCGCCCTTAAACTCAGAGCCAAGGCTGACTCTTCCGTCGCCAAAAACGAAACTCTCACTCAATTCGGTTACTAA